One window from the genome of Cryptomeria japonica chromosome 6, Sugi_1.0, whole genome shotgun sequence encodes:
- the LOC131036263 gene encoding polyglycine hydrolase-like, producing the protein MVFNLAILIFPLFLSNSISVLAEVQKDYPEMAKFDEVMKMLMQYSNVPGAQLAVAKGGQLKYSKAFGVANKESGELVRTDNIMRYNRISKVITGTAIAKLVQEGKLSLNDKPFRLLQHLEPPKGDTADSRLLNITVQNLLQHSGGWNVSLTGINIVSEPATLYAAQALDRPSPPSPEDAIRFMKALPLDFEPGSAMEYSNFGYIVLGRVIEHVTGVAYGRYVEENILGPLGIRGIKLGHTQVNRRAEKEVMYYGRNGEDTLWVSIFPGEGFVNASYGLLDYSSLDSVGGWIGSAGGIVRFVDHIDGLRQPAILQEDMVYTMLNAERPGKKRSKGLFVGVRVDRDGKIQSFQHSGAAPGAHSHFVRLTKENITWAYLLNTWPLQDEFVNIAAGNLSEVARSIQNWPDYDLTAV; encoded by the coding sequence ATGGTCTTCAATCTCGCGATCCTtatcttccctctttttctctcaaATTCAATCTCTGTACTGGCTGAAGTGCAGAAAGATTACCCAgagatggcaaaatttgatgaagtaATGAAGATGCTCATGCAATACAGCAATGTCCCAGGCGCCCAACTAGCCGTAGCAAAAGGCGGCCAGCTGAAATACTCAAAAGCATTCGGAGTAGCCAACAAAGAGAGTGGAGAACTCGTCCGCACAGACAACATAATGAGATACAACAGAATTTCCAAAGTCATCACAGGGACTGCCATAGCGAAGCTTGTTCAGGAGGGAAAGCTCAGTCTCAACGACAAACCATTCCGTCTTCTCCAGCATCTCGAACCCCCCAAGGGCGACACCGCCGACAGCCGGTTATTGAATATCACGGTACAGAACCTGTTGCAACATAGCGGCGGCTGGAACGTGTCGTTGACCGGCATCAACATTGTTTCGGAGCCGGCCACCTTGTACGCCGCTCAAGCCCTGGACCGTCCGTCGCCTCCTTCGCCGGAAGACGCCATTCGCTTCATGAAAGCCCTGCCGCTCGATTTTGAGCCCGGATCAGCCATGGAATACTCCAACTTCGGTTACATCGTGCTAGGGCGGGTGATCGAGCATGTGACCGGAGTGGCTTACGGGCGCTATGTTGAAGAGAATATTCTTGGTCCCTTGGGAATCAGGGGCATAAAATTGGGGCACACGCAGGTGAATCGAAGGGCGGAGAAGGAGGTAATGTATTACGGTCGCAACGGAGAAGATACTCTCTGGGTTTCTATATTTCCCGGTGAGGGTTTCGTCAACGCGAGCTACGGCCTCCTGGACTACAGTAGTCTGGATTCCGTTGGCGGCTGGATCGGAAGTGCCGGAGGCATTGTGAGATTTGTTGACCATATCGATGGGCTCCGGCAGCCGGCGATTCTGCAGGAGGATATGGTGTACACCATGCTTAATGCAGAAAGACCTGGGAAGAAGCGTTCGAAAGGACTGTTTGTGGGTGTTCGCGTGGATCGAGACGGAAAAATACAAAGTTTTCAACACAGTGGAGCGGCCCCAGGAGCTCATTCCCATTTCGTGCGATTGACGAAGGAGAACATTACGTGGGCGTATCTACTCAACACTTGGCCTTTACAAGACGAGTTTGTGAATATTGCAGCTGGTAATCTTAGCGAGGTTGCGAGGAGCATCCAGAATTGGCCTGATTATGACTTGACGGCGGTCTGA